CTCGGCGATCTGTTGCTGGATCGTCTTGCCGTTGGCCATTGGCGCAGTGGCGCCCGCCTTGACACGCTGTTGAAGATCCTCGATAAGGGTCTTCATTCTTGTGttctcagcagccttctgGGCAATATCCTCCTTCAACTCTTCGACAAACTGCGACTGAGCAGTCTGGCGGTTCGCAAAAGCGTTCTCGAGTCGGGCCTTGACCTCCTCGATATCTTCAGGGCCCAAGTTACGGGTAAGAATCTCTTCGTACTCGGCCTGGACAGCCTCAAGACGGGCTTCAAGTTCTTGCCTCCTCCTTGAGTCAGACTCGCTTGAGGAAGTGCTGTACATGGAAAGCTCTGCTTGTCGAACAATGCCCTGGGTCTCCACCAATCGAGCCTTGAGTGCCTTAAACTCATCGGGTGCGATGTTGTCGCCAGTTGCACTGAGGTCATGGAGCGAGTCGACTTTCTCGATCGTCTCGGCGATATGGCGCTCGTTCTCGCTAAACACATCACCACCCAGGTCGAAGCCAGccatcatcttggccattttctcagcctttctcttctccttctcgtcgAGAGCGGCACCACTCTCCTTGGCGCCCATCTTGACATCGAGGAGCTGCTGCTTCACCTCGTCGAGCTCGGTGGTGAGCTCCGAGTTAGCCTCCTTCAAAGCATCCATTGTGATCTGAGCTTCCTTGCTCTCGAATGTGAGCCTCTCCAGTTGCATCTTGAATTCGTTAACCTCGGTTGTGAGCTTCTCGTTCTCCTTGCCGACTTTGCTATCGTGATCCTTGAGGTAGGccagctcctccttggtctccCGCAGCTGCTTCTCAGCCGACGCAGCTTGAGACTCCTTCTCCGAGATCTGGTCCTGCAGTTCGTTCTCTCGTCGTAGGAACTCCTCCCTCTCGTCCTTGTCAAGCGGTAGGCTGGGAGTGCCAGCTCGTTCGGATATCGCAGGTGTTTCTGATCGGCTGTCTGATATTAATGAAGGAGTGGATGGTCGTGTCGATGTCCTGGCATCAGCCTTGGTTCTAGCAACGGCATCGGTAGTCAAAGGTGTGGCCCATCTCTCCTTGGGAACAGCTTCACCAGCACGCCACATCTGAATTTCGCCCTCGAGGGAGGAGATGTAGCTCTCGAAGTTCGTAACCTGTCCTTGTGCTTTCTTGAGAAGGGATTTGAGTTCGGCAGGACTCAGCTCGGCgttgaccttggccttgttcttgatcgACTTGGCTCGCATACCGAATCTTAGTGTACCCAATGTTTCGGCATCGTTGTAACTACTGGGCGAACAGTTGATGATAAGGGTCGTCCGACTGTTACCACCGAGAGATTCTTGCAAGATACGGGTCAACTTGGAGTCTCGGTAAGGAATATGTGAGGATTTGCCATCGGTCAAGGCGTTGATGACCATTCCCAGGGCACTCAAACTCTTGTTGATCTTTTTGGCTTCCTCCAGAGTCTGTCCACTGGCACCGGTCTTGCCAACCTTTTCACTACCTGCCAAATCGACAAGGAACAGCTGTCCGCTTTTTGCTGAGCCGGTTTCGACATTCTTCTGTgtgatggtgatgacaaAGATGGAGTGGGATCGTGAGGACTCCTGGTTCATGTTCGTGGCGGCGACAGCTCGAGCATTTCCACCTCTCCTCATGACCTCGTACACTTCTTGGACACTCGAGACGTAGATTTCCAAAAGACCTTTAACATATACACCTCGGTTCTTCTCTTCGTGGACGGGCAGGTTGTCGTTCTGCGGTGCAAGCAGATCTCGAATCCTCTCCATGTAGATTTCCATATAACTGACGCGGACGGTGTACTCGATCGTGCCGGGACTGGACATGATGCTGGCAAAGATCTGCTCGACGATACGGGGAATAATACCTCGACcctcatcgtcgtcgatGTTGGTGCCCATCATGGTATAAGACTTACCGGCACCGGTCTGGCCGTAAGCGAAGACGGTTCCGTTGTATCCATTGAGAATATCGTCGACGGTAGATCGGATCGAGAAGTCGAAAATGTCTTGTTGTTTACATCCCATATCAAAGACTCGGTCAAAGGTGAAGCTACCCTGCGCCTCCTTGGACTGCCGAACATGTTAGCTGTGAGGTCTCACCGTATGTTTATGTTGCTGTGAACAGtaacgcaacgcaacgcaaaTGGCAAAACATACGGCGATGGTACAGGTCTCCTCGCCATCGAAAGATACGATGGGCTTTCCGCCCGACTCAAGCTCGACCTTGTTCTGAGGTCGAAACCTGGCCACGACCTTGATACTATTTGCGGACGACATGTTGAACGCAGGCTGTGTGTCACGCAACAAACGTTATCATCGGCCGCGGTGCTGTCGTCCcgagagaaagaaaaaagtcgGGCTCGATCGTTGGCTGCTCTGAAGCGAACCTTCAGGGGGGGTGAGGGGGGTCGCAGAAGATGCGGGCCGCAAGTTTGTTGCAATGAGCCACAAAATAGCGGCGAGAGGGGGTGGACAACGGGACCTCAAACAAAGAGAGGAGACGAGGATAATAAAGGGATGTTTAGACTTCGATAAAGGGAGATAGCTCTGAACAAAGGCCGAGTCGCGGATGCAGATCAAGGCAGAGCCAAGATGCAAGCAGGGTTTCGTGATTCACTGGCAGGGCGTACGTTGTATATAGAATAATATGCACGATAATGTTGTTTAGGTGTGGTTTGGCGTGCGATCAGCAATAAAAAGTatcgacgacaacaacaaa
This genomic stretch from Fusarium oxysporum f. sp. lycopersici 4287 chromosome 2, whole genome shotgun sequence harbors:
- a CDS encoding kinesin heavy chain (At least one base has a quality score < 10), whose translation is MGCKQQDIFDFSIRSTVDDILNGYNGTVFAYGQTGAGKSYTMMGTNIDDDEGRGIIPRIVEQIFASIMSSPGTIEYTVRVSYMEIYMERIRDLLAPQNDNLPVHEEKNRGVYVKGLLEIYVSSVQEVYEVMRRGGNARAVAATNMNQESSRSHSIFVITITQKNVETGSAKSGQLFLVDLAGSEKVGKTGASGQTLEEAKKINKSLSALGMVINALTDGKSSHIPYRDSKLTRILQESLGGNSRTTLIINCSPSSYNDAETLGTLRFGMRAKSIKNKAKVNAELSPAELKSLLKKAQGQVTNFESYISSLEGEIQMWRAGEAVPKERWATPLTTDAVARTKADARTSTRPSTPSLISDSRSETPAISERAGTPSLPLDKDEREEFLRRENELQDQISEKESQAASAEKQLRETKEELAYLKDHDSKVGKENEKLTTEVNEFKMQLERLTFESKEAQITMDALKEANSELTTELDEVKQQLLDVKMGAKESGAALDEKEKRKAEKMAKMMAGFDLGGDVFSENERHIAETIEKVDSLHDLSATGDNIAPDEFKALKARLVETQGIVRQAELSMYSTSSSESDSRRRQELEARLEAVQAEYEEILTRNLGPEDIEEVKARLENAFANRQTAQSQFVEELKEDIAQKAAENTRMKTLIEDLQQRVKAGATAPMANGKTIQQQIAEFDVMKKSLMRDLQNRCERVVELEISLDETREQYNNVLRSSNNRAQQKKMAFLERNLEQLTQVQRQLVEQNSALKKEVAIAERKLIARNERIQSLESLLQDSQEKMAAANHKFEVQLAAVKERLELAKAGSTRGLNSPGGFSFANAGSRIAKPLRGGGGGNDAPSIPTIQNLQGQNEGNTSSGSSSKRASWFFTKS
- a CDS encoding kinesin heavy chain (At least one base has a quality score < 10), with the translated sequence MSSANSIKVVARFRPQNKVELESGGKPIVSFDGEETCTIASKEAQGSFTFDRVFDMGCKQQDIFDFSIRSTVDDILNGYNGTVFAYGQTGAGKSYTMMGTNIDDDEGRGIIPRIVEQIFASIMSSPGTIEYTVRVSYMEIYMERIRDLLAPQNDNLPVHEEKNRGVYVKGLLEIYVSSVQEVYEVMRRGGNARAVAATNMNQESSRSHSIFVITITQKNVETGSAKSGQLFLVDLAGSEKVGKTGASGQTLEEAKKINKSLSALGMVINALTDGKSSHIPYRDSKLTRILQESLGGNSRTTLIINCSPSSYNDAETLGTLRFGMRAKSIKNKAKVNAELSPAELKSLLKKAQGQVTNFESYISSLEGEIQMWRAGEAVPKERWATPLTTDAVARTKADARTSTRPSTPSLISDSRSETPAISERAGTPSLPLDKDEREEFLRRENELQDQISEKESQAASAEKQLRETKEELAYLKDHDSKVGKENEKLTTEVNEFKMQLERLTFESKEAQITMDALKEANSELTTELDEVKQQLLDVKMGAKESGAALDEKEKRKAEKMAKMMAGFDLGGDVFSENERHIAETIEKVDSLHDLSATGDNIAPDEFKALKARLVETQGIVRQAELSMYSTSSSESDSRRRQELEARLEAVQAEYEEILTRNLGPEDIEEVKARLENAFANRQTAQSQFVEELKEDIAQKAAENTRMKTLIEDLQQRVKAGATAPMANGKTIQQQIAEFDVMKKSLMRDLQNRCERVVELEISLDETREQYNNVLRSSNNRAQQKKMAFLERNLEQLTQVQRQLVEQNSALKKEVAIAERKLIARNERIQSLESLLQDSQEKMAAANHKFEVQLAAVKERLELAKAGSTRGLNSPGGFSFANAGSRIAKPLRGGGGGNDAPSIPTIQNLQGQNEGNTSSGSSSKRASWFFTKS